Genomic DNA from Pseudomonas helmanticensis:
GGGCCTGTTGGCCAGCAAGTCCCGTCGTGCCGAAAAAGGCGAAGAGCCGATCAAGGAACACTTGCTGCTGACCCGTTACAACCCGCAGCGCGTCAGCGATGGCGAGATGCTGGGCGTGGAAGACGTGAAGGAAATCCTGGCCGTCACCCTGCTGGGCGTGATTCCGGAATCCCAGGCAGTGCTCAAGGCCTCCAACTCGGGCGTCCCGGTGATCCTCGACGACCAGAGCGACGCCGGTCAAGCGTACAGCGACGCGGTTGATCGCTTGCTGGGCAAAGAAAAAGAGCATCGTTTTCTCGATGTTACGAAGAAGGGATTCTTCGAGCGCCTGTTTGGAGGTAGGTAATGAACCTTTTTGACTTCTTTCGTGCCAACAAAAAGCCAAGTACTGCCTCGGTCGCGAAAGAGCGTCTACAGATCATCGTGGCGCATGAGCGCGGCCAGCGCAGCACGCCGGATTACTTGCCAGCCTTGCAGAAGGAACTGGTCGACGTGATCCGCAAGTACGTCAACATCGGCAACGACGACGTACATGTTGCACTGGAAAGCCAGGGCAGTTGCTCGATTCTGGAACTCAATATCACCCTGCCCGATCGCTGAGTCGATCCGGCAGTCGCCACGGCGGCTCGGGGCCAACAAGCCTTTGTAGGAGCTGCGGCACGCTGCGATCTTTTGCTCTTGTTGTTAAAAAGATCAAAAGATCGCAGCGTGCCGCAGCTCCTACAGGGAATGTGGTCCCCGAGCCGCCGTTGGCATTTGTTACGAGGCTGTTTTAATGCCGCTGTCCAACATCCGCATCATCCATCAGGACGCCGCCGTACTCGTGGTGAACAAACCGACGTTGCTGCTCTCGGTGCCCGGTCGCGCCGACGACAACAAGGATTGCCTGATTACCCGCCTGCAGGAAAACGGCTACCCGGAAGCGCGCATCGTCCATCGCCTGGACTGGGAAACCTCCGGCATCATTCTGCTCGCCCGTGACGCCGACACTCACCGTGAACTCTCGCGGCAGTTTCATGACCGTGAAACCGAAAAGGCCTACACCGCTATGGCTTGGGGTCAACCGGAACTGGACAGTGGCAGCATCGATTTGCCGCTGCGCTACGATCCGCCGACCAAGCCGCGGCACGTGGTCGATCACGAATTCGGCAAACATGCGCTGACCTTCTGGCGCGTGCTCGAGCGTTGCGGCGATTGGTGTCGCGTTGAGCTGACGCCAATCACCGGCCGTTCGCATCAATTGCGCGTGCACATGCTGTCGATCGGTCATCCGCTGCTCGGCGACGGTCTGTACGCCCACGAGCAGGCTTTGGCCGCCTGGCCACGTCTGTGCCTGCACGCCAGCATGTTGAGCTTCACCCACCCGCAAACCGGCGAACGCTTGCGCTTCGAGTGCCCGGCACCGTTCTGACACATCCCCTATGTAGCTGCCGAAGGCTGCGATCTTTTGATCGGGTATTTCAAATATCAAAAACAAGATCAAAAGATCGAAGCCTTCGGCAGCGCCTACAGGGGCCGGTGCAGATTCAATTCCCCGGCCGATGCGTTAAACTCCCGGCCATTGCTGTCTGGAGCTTCTTATGCGCGAAGAGTTGAACCAAGGCCTGATCGACTTCCTCAAGGCCTCCCCTACCCCGTTCCACGCCACTGCCAGCCTTGTTCAGCGTCTGGAGGCTGCCGGTTTTGTGCGCCTCGACGAACGCGAGCCATGGACCACCGAGGCCAACGGTCGCTACTACGTCACCCGTAACGACTCCTCAATCGTCGCGATCAAAATGGGCCGCCACTCGCCATTGCACAGCGGCATCCGCCTGGTCGGCGCGCACACCGACAGCCCATGCCTGAGGGTCAAGCCGCAACCGGAGCTGCAGCGTCAGGGTTTCTGGCAACTGGGCGTTGAAGTCTACGGCGGCGCCTTGCTCGCGCCGTGGTTCGACCGCGATCTGTCGCTGGCCGGCCGCGTGACCTTCCGCCGCGATGGCAAGGTCGAAAGCCAGTTGATCGACTTCAAGGCACCGATCGCGATCATTCCCAACCTGGCCATTCACCTCAACCGTGAAGCCAACCAGGGCTGGGCGATCAACGCGCAGACCGAACTGCCGCCGATCCTCGCGCAATTTGCCGGTGACGAGCGCGTCGATTTCCGCGCCGTGCTCACCGATCAACTGGCCCGCGAACACGGTTTGAACGCCGACGTGGTGCTCGATTACGAGCTGAGTTTCTACGACACGCAAAGTGCTGCGGTCATCGGTTTGAATGGCGACTTCATTGCCGGCGCGCGCCTCGACAACCTGCTGTCGTGCTACGCCGGCCTGCAGGCCTTGCTCACCGCCGAAACCGATGAAACCTGCGTGATGGTCTGCAACGACCACGAAGAAGTCGGCTCCTGCTCGGCCTGCGGTGCCGATGGCCCGATGCTCGAACAGACCCTGCGCCGCTTGTTGCCGGAAGGCGA
This window encodes:
- the minE gene encoding cell division topological specificity factor MinE, yielding MNLFDFFRANKKPSTASVAKERLQIIVAHERGQRSTPDYLPALQKELVDVIRKYVNIGNDDVHVALESQGSCSILELNITLPDR
- a CDS encoding M18 family aminopeptidase, which produces MREELNQGLIDFLKASPTPFHATASLVQRLEAAGFVRLDEREPWTTEANGRYYVTRNDSSIVAIKMGRHSPLHSGIRLVGAHTDSPCLRVKPQPELQRQGFWQLGVEVYGGALLAPWFDRDLSLAGRVTFRRDGKVESQLIDFKAPIAIIPNLAIHLNREANQGWAINAQTELPPILAQFAGDERVDFRAVLTDQLAREHGLNADVVLDYELSFYDTQSAAVIGLNGDFIAGARLDNLLSCYAGLQALLTAETDETCVMVCNDHEEVGSCSACGADGPMLEQTLRRLLPEGDEFVRTIQKSLLVSADNAHGVHPNYAEKHDANHGPKLNAGPVIKVNSNQRYATNSETAGFFRHLCMAEEVPVQSFVVRSDMGCGSTIGPITASHLGVRTVDIGLPTFAMHSIRELCGSHDLAHLVKVLSAFYACHDLP
- a CDS encoding RluA family pseudouridine synthase encodes the protein MPLSNIRIIHQDAAVLVVNKPTLLLSVPGRADDNKDCLITRLQENGYPEARIVHRLDWETSGIILLARDADTHRELSRQFHDRETEKAYTAMAWGQPELDSGSIDLPLRYDPPTKPRHVVDHEFGKHALTFWRVLERCGDWCRVELTPITGRSHQLRVHMLSIGHPLLGDGLYAHEQALAAWPRLCLHASMLSFTHPQTGERLRFECPAPF